A region from the Brassica napus cultivar Da-Ae chromosome C8, Da-Ae, whole genome shotgun sequence genome encodes:
- the LOC106390514 gene encoding probable beta-1,4-xylosyltransferase IRX10 codes for MANLSSSKPRNFGAYSYSAAPCTRTHQIGALFLVVSTFFVTRLFDQWSSESNSVTASIDIQRTYSSGITIDNGVPQWPERGYGSHLSLKIYVYNENEIDGLKELMYGRDGSVKTAACLKGQWGSQVKIHKLLMESKFRTSKKEEADLFFVPAYVKCVRMLGGLNDKEINQTYVKVLSQMPYFRRSGGRDHIFVFPSGAGAHLFRSWSTFINRSVILTPEGDRTDKKDTTAFNTWKDIIIPGNVDDAMTKNGQPDVQPLPLSKRKYLANYLGRAQGKAGRLKLIDLSKQYPDKLECPDLKFSGTEKFGRTTYFEHLRNAKFCLAPRGESSWTLRFYESFFVECVPVLLSDHAELPFQNVIDYAQVSIKWPSSRIGSELLDYLTSIPDTDIEGMIARGRKIRCLFVYGPDSAPCSAVKGILWELQRKARRFQQSTETFWLHNGSFVNRELVHFSSWRPPMPLP; via the exons ATGGCGAACTTAAGTAGTAGCAAGCCTAGAAACTTCGGCGCGTACAGTTACTCCGCTGCTCCCTGCACCCGCACGCACCAGATTGGAGCTCTGTTCCTCGTCGTCTCTACCTTCTTCGTCACTAGGCTCTTCGACCAGTGGTCATCGGAATCCAACTCCGTCACCGCTTCGATTGACATCCAACGTACTTATTCCTCCGGAATCACGATCGATAACGGGGTTCCACAATGGCCGGAGCGAGGGTACGGATCCCACCTCTCGCTGAAGATCTACGTATACAACGAGAACGAGATCGACGGTTTAAAAGAGCTAATGTACGGAAGGGACGGTAGCGTTAAGACCGCCGCGTGCTTGAAAGGCCAGTGGGGATCTCAG gTTAAGATTCACAAGTTGCTTATGGAGTCTAAGTTCAGGACGAGTAAGAAAGAGGAGGCGGATCTGTTCTTTGTGCCAGCTTATGTTAAGTGTGTGAGGATGTTGGGTGGTCTTAATGACAAGGAGATCAATCAGACTTATGTCAAG GTTTTGAGTCAAATGCCTTATTTTAGAAGATCTGGTGGTCGTGATCATATCTTTGTTTTTCCCAG TGGTGCTGGAGCTCACTTGTTTAGATCCTGGTCAACATTTATCAACCGTTCTGTTATCCTTACCCCTGAG GGTGATAGGACTGACAAGAAAGACACTACTGCCTTCAACACATGGAAAGATATAATCATACCAGGAAATGTCGATGACGCTATGACTAAAAATGGACAACCTGATGTTCAGCCTCTGCCTTTGTCGAAGAGGAAGTATTTAGCTAATTATTTGGGTCGTGCGCAAGGGAAGGCTGGTAGACTTAAACTGATAGACCTCTCGAAGCAATATCCCGATAAG TTGGAATGTCCAGATTTGAAGTTCAGTGGAACTGAAAAGTTTGGAAGAACGACGTATTTTGAACATCTGAGGAACGCCAAGTTCTGCCTCGCTCCTCGTGGGGAATCGTCATGGACTCTTCGCTTTTATGAATCCTTCTTTGTG GAATGTGTCCCGGTTCTCTTATCTGATCACGCCGAGCTGCCTTTCCAGAATGTCATCGACTACGCCCAAGTATCCATCAAATGGCCATCATCTCGAATAGGCTCAGAGCTTCTCGATTACTTAACTTCAATACCCG ATACAGACATAGAAGGAATGATAGCCCGGGGTCGGAAAATTAGATGTTTGTTTGTGTACGGTCCAGATTCTGCACCATGCAGTGCGGTTAAAGGGATTCTATGGGAGCTTCAACGCAAAGCGAGACGTTTCCAGCAATCAACCGAGACGTTTTGGCTGCACAATGGCAGTTTTGTGAATAGAGAACTGGTCCACTTCAGTAGCTGGAGACCTCCTATGCCTCTGCCGTGA
- the LOC106396622 gene encoding putative UDP-glucuronate:xylan alpha-glucuronosyltransferase 3 has translation MRLPSPSPVEPRHRLPSQTDDTNRRRSLRNRDTKDLEKGGGSHSSFHYRNWTAKFSTLKLVLILLVLVAVFTLYRSPPVHIADHPSNYNSSFVSRWSRESNAIDPRYISTAEINWDHVSDVVEKLTGKSEYQGVGFINLNGDEIVPWKELIPDCDHVALHLDHMANNITWESLYPEWIDEEEQFEVPTCPSLPWVQVPGKPRIDLVVAKLPCNKGGKWSRDVARLHLQLAAARVAASSKGLHDVHVLFVTDCFPIPNLFIGKELVARQGNLWLYKPNIHQLRQKVQLPVGSCELTVPLQAKDTFYSASAKREAYATILHSANFYVCGAITAAQSIRMAGSTRDLVILVDDSITEHHRSGLAAAGWKIYPIQRIRNPKAEADAYNEWNYSKFRLWQLTEYDKIIFIDADMLILRNIDFLFEMPEISATGNNATLFNSGVMVVEPSNSTFQLLMDHINDIVSYNGGDQGYLNEVYTWWHRIPKHMNFLKHFWEGDEPEIKQMKTRLFGTDPPILYVLHYLGNKPWLCFRDYDCNWNVDILREFASDVAHRTWWKVHDAMPENLQKFCLLRSKQKAQLEWDRMQAEKGNYTDGHWKIKIKDKRLETCYEKFCYWESMLWHWGDKNWTDNSTNSLSPHTSLKANISSV, from the exons ATGAGGCTTCCTTCTCCTAGTCCCGTCGAGCCCAGGCACCGACTACCGAGTCAAAC CGATGACACAAACAGGAGGAGATCTCTGAGAAATCGAGATACTAAAGATCTCGAGAAAGGAGGTGGATCACACAGCTCCTTTCACTATAGAAACTGGACTGCCAAGTTCTCTACCTTGAAACTCGTCTTGATCCTTCTCGTGCTCGTTGCTGTGTTCACTCTCTACCGTTCACCACCAGTACACATTGCAGATCATCCATCCAATTACAACTCTAG TTTCGTAAGCAGATGGAGTAGAGAGTCAAATGCTATTGATCCTCGCTATATATCTACAGCTGAGATAAACTGGGACCATGTGTCAGACGTTGTAGAGAAGCTGACTGGGAAGAGCGAGTATCAAGGAGTTGGCTTTATAAATCTGAACGGTGACGAGATTGTTCCATGGAAGGAGCTGATACCTGACTGTGACCATGTCGCACTCCACCTGGACCATATGGCGAATAACATAACTTGGGAGTCCTTATACCCTGAATGGATCGATGAAGAGGAACAATTCGAAGTCCCCACTTGCCCTTCTCTTCCTTGGGTTCAAGTTCCTGGCAAGCCTCGGATTGATCTTGTCGTCGCCAAGCTTCCGTGCAACAAAGGTGGGAAGTGGTCAAGGGATGTTGCTAGATTACACTTGCAGCTTGCTGCAGCTCGTGTGGCTGCCTCTTCTAAAGGGCTTCACGATGTGCATGTTCTTTTTGTTACTGATTGTTTTCCCATTCCTAATCTTTTTATTGGAAAAGAGCTTGTTGCCCGTCAAGGAAACTTATGGCTGTACAAGCCTAACATTCACCAGCTGAGGCAAAAGGTGCAGCTGCCTGTTGGTTCATGTGAACTCACAGTTCCTCTTCAAGCTAAAG ATACTTTCTACTCAGCAAGTGCAAAGAGAGAAGCATACGCTACCATATTGCACTCTGCTAACTTCTATGTATGTGGAGCTATAACAGCAGCGCAGAGCATTCGCATGGCTGGCTCTACGCGAGACCTGGTGATACTTGTTGATGACTCGATCACTGAGCACCATAGATCTGGCCTTGCCGCCGCTGGATGGAAGATTTATCCAATTCAAAGGATTAGGAATCCGAAAGCTGAAGCAGACGCTTATAACGAATGGAACTACAGCAAGTTTCGTCTTTGGCAACTGACTGAGTACGACAAGATCATCTTCATCGATGCTGATATGCTTATCCTCAGGAACATTGACTTCCTCTTTGAGATGCCTGAGATATCCGCTACTGGAAACAACGCTACCCTCTTCAACTCAGGTGTGATGGTGGTTGAGCCATCGAACTCCACATTCCAGCTGCTCATGGACCACATCAATGACATCGTGTCGTACAACGGAGGAGACCAAGGCTACCTCAACGAAGTCTACACGTGGTGGCATCGGATCCCGAAACACATGAACTTCCTTAAGCATTTCTGGGAAGGCGATGAGCCTGAGATCAAACAGATGAAGACGCGTCTCTTTGGAACTGATCCTCCTATTCTCTACGTCCTACATTACCTTGGCAACAAACCTTGGCTGTGCTTCAGAGACTACGACTGCAACTGGAACGTCGATATTCTGCGGGAGTTCGCAAGCGATGTAGCGCACAGAACGTGGTGGAAAGTGCACGACGCCATGCCTGAGAACTTGCAGAAGTTCTGTCTGCTGAGATCGAAACAGAAGGCGCAGCTGGAGTGGGATAGGATGCAAGCTGAGAAAGGAAACTACACGGATGGTCATTGGAAGATTAAGATCAAAGATAAGAGACTAGAGACTTGCTATGAGAAGTTCTGTTACTGGGAGAGCATGCTTTGGCACTGGGGAGACAAGAACTGGACTGACAATTCCACTAACTCTTTGTCACCTCATACATCACTTAAAGCAAATATTTCTTCAGTGTAA